The following proteins come from a genomic window of Clostridia bacterium:
- a CDS encoding DUF3787 domain-containing protein — protein sequence MSENKHKEKHMRIPVENNSTAAWANVNEIKPVSKVNIPDEVQIRNAKEYVDTNQK from the coding sequence ATGTCAGAAAACAAGCACAAGGAAAAGCATATGAGAATACCGGTTGAAAACAATAGTACTGCAGCCTGGGCAAATGTGAATGAAATCAAACCTGTGTCAAAGGTAAACATACCGGATGAAGTTCAAATCAGAAATGCAAAGGAATATGTAGATACAAATCAGAAATAG